From a region of the Mucilaginibacter auburnensis genome:
- the rfaE2 gene encoding D-glycero-beta-D-manno-heptose 1-phosphate adenylyltransferase has translation MRTQLEHTLLNKITDIASLKRKIAMWKFQGEKVVFSNGVFDLLHTGHITYLTKAAELGERLIIGLNTDSSVKRLKGPERPVNDQNSRALLLAALFFVDAIVLFDDDTPLNLITELQPDILVKGADYTIDKIVGAKEVLANGGEVKTIDFVDGFSSTSIIQKIKGNLS, from the coding sequence ATGAGAACTCAGTTAGAACATACTCTACTTAATAAAATAACTGATATAGCTTCCTTAAAACGGAAGATAGCCATGTGGAAATTTCAGGGTGAGAAGGTTGTTTTTAGTAACGGTGTGTTTGACCTGCTACATACCGGCCATATTACTTACCTCACAAAGGCTGCTGAGTTAGGTGAAAGATTGATAATTGGTTTGAATACCGATAGTTCTGTAAAGCGCCTAAAGGGTCCTGAACGGCCAGTTAATGATCAGAATAGTCGTGCACTACTACTGGCTGCCCTGTTTTTTGTAGATGCTATTGTGTTGTTTGATGATGACACGCCCCTCAACCTCATAACAGAGTTACAACCCGATATTTTAGTTAAAGGCGCCGACTATACCATTGACAAAATTGTTGGCGCAAAAGAGGTTTTAGCTAACGGCGGTGAGGTGAAAACTATTGATTTTGTTGATGGATTTTCTTCTACATCTATCATACAAAAAATCAAAGGTAACTTAAGCTAA
- the rfaE1 gene encoding D-glycero-beta-D-manno-heptose-7-phosphate kinase: MLKEKVLKVRNTKQVPTILVIGDLMVDHYIFGSATRLSPEAPVPVVNVKNETVTLGGAANVAQNLISLGAKVELAGIVGDDVSGAQLKDILNAESILTDCIVTDSKRPTTVKTRVMAGSHQLVRVDREITDAVDADLENELVNKLSGSIEKADIVIFSDYNKGLFSHTLTQKLLDVAKAKGKRVVVDPKGLNYAKYNGAYLIKPNRKELTEAAKFEKIKGIDDLQQAAKIIFDQTQTDYLVITLSEEGMVILSELAYKLLPVKATEVFDVTGAGDTVLAVIAYFLALGFDVEEACELANHAAAIVIRRVGSASTTIDEILNDMAE, translated from the coding sequence ATGCTTAAAGAAAAAGTACTTAAGGTACGCAATACTAAGCAGGTACCTACCATTTTGGTAATAGGCGACCTGATGGTTGATCATTATATATTTGGCAGTGCAACCAGGCTTTCTCCGGAGGCACCTGTGCCTGTGGTAAATGTAAAAAATGAAACTGTTACGTTGGGTGGTGCAGCAAACGTAGCACAGAACTTAATATCATTGGGTGCAAAGGTTGAATTAGCAGGTATTGTTGGAGACGATGTCTCGGGCGCTCAGTTAAAGGATATATTAAACGCAGAAAGCATACTGACGGATTGTATTGTTACGGATAGTAAACGACCTACCACGGTTAAAACCCGCGTAATGGCAGGGAGCCATCAGTTGGTTAGGGTTGACAGGGAAATTACCGATGCTGTTGATGCTGACCTGGAAAATGAGCTGGTTAATAAATTAAGCGGAAGCATAGAAAAAGCAGATATAGTGATCTTCTCGGATTACAACAAAGGCTTGTTTTCGCATACACTTACGCAAAAATTACTTGACGTTGCAAAAGCTAAAGGTAAAAGGGTAGTGGTTGATCCTAAAGGTTTGAATTATGCTAAGTACAATGGCGCTTACCTTATCAAGCCCAACCGAAAAGAGTTGACCGAGGCCGCCAAGTTTGAAAAAATAAAAGGAATTGATGACCTGCAACAAGCGGCTAAAATTATTTTTGATCAAACGCAAACAGATTACCTGGTTATAACCTTATCAGAAGAGGGTATGGTAATATTGAGCGAGCTTGCTTATAAATTATTGCCCGTTAAAGCTACCGAAGTTTTTGATGTTACCGGAGCTGGTGATACAGTACTTGCCGTAATTGCATATTTCTTAGCTTTGGGCTTTGATGTTGAAGAGGCTTGCGAGTTAGCTAACCATGCCGCCGCTATTGTGATAAGGCGTGTTGGAAGTGCCTCAACAACAATTGACGAAATATTAAATGATATGGCTGAATAG
- a CDS encoding glycosyltransferase family 9 protein, which yields MSTPRHILVMRFSAMGDVAMTVPVIKALLNQHPDVVVTFVSRAGFRQFFADIPRLNYFAVDLNGEHKDFPGILKLSKQLKAQGKYAAVADLHNNLRSNILGFLFKFSGVRVKQVDKGRNEKKLLTRFPDKVLKPLKRTVQRYADVFTELGFPVVLDNQLIRSEQSLPTAVKELFGEKQMAWIGVAPFAQHVGKIYPPEKMETVLRLLQQCQVKVFLFGGSPREKEICEQWEKDFTNVISTVNRLNMQLELQLISNLNVMLSMDSAGMHLASLCGVPAVSVWGATHHFAGFLGYGQSEENIVADDLECRPCSIYGNKPCFRKDYACMHNIMPDVIVNKLLKFV from the coding sequence ATGAGTACCCCCAGGCACATACTGGTGATGCGTTTTTCGGCAATGGGCGACGTTGCCATGACCGTGCCTGTTATTAAGGCTTTATTAAACCAGCATCCGGATGTCGTTGTAACATTTGTTTCACGTGCCGGCTTCAGGCAGTTTTTTGCTGATATTCCAAGGCTTAATTACTTCGCTGTTGATTTGAATGGCGAGCATAAGGATTTTCCGGGAATCTTAAAATTAAGCAAACAACTAAAAGCCCAAGGTAAATATGCCGCCGTTGCCGATTTACATAACAACCTTCGGTCAAATATCCTGGGCTTTTTGTTTAAATTTTCGGGTGTACGCGTAAAGCAGGTTGATAAAGGCCGAAACGAGAAGAAATTACTTACCCGTTTTCCTGATAAGGTTTTAAAACCCTTAAAGCGAACCGTTCAGCGTTACGCGGATGTGTTTACTGAACTGGGCTTCCCCGTTGTTTTAGACAATCAGCTTATCAGGTCAGAACAGTCATTACCTACAGCAGTAAAAGAGTTATTCGGAGAGAAACAAATGGCCTGGATAGGCGTTGCGCCCTTTGCCCAACATGTTGGCAAAATATATCCTCCCGAAAAAATGGAAACGGTGCTGCGACTGTTGCAGCAATGTCAGGTTAAAGTGTTTCTGTTCGGTGGATCGCCGCGCGAAAAAGAGATCTGTGAGCAGTGGGAAAAAGATTTTACTAATGTAATATCAACGGTAAACCGTTTAAATATGCAACTGGAGTTGCAGTTGATAAGTAATTTAAACGTTATGCTGAGTATGGATTCTGCAGGTATGCATTTAGCCTCTTTATGCGGGGTGCCTGCAGTGTCTGTTTGGGGAGCAACCCATCACTTTGCCGGTTTTTTAGGCTATGGCCAGTCCGAAGAGAATATTGTTGCTGATGATTTAGAATGTCGCCCATGCTCTATATATGGTAATAAACCTTGTTTTCGTAAAGATTACGCCTGCATGCATAACATAATGCCCGATGTAATTGTAAATAAATTGCTCAAATTTGTATAA
- a CDS encoding D-sedoheptulose 7-phosphate isomerase, translating into MITAQLWEHLQTLEKVIDSLVPDIEKACNMVNNTISNGGKVLIAGNGGSAADAQHIAAELSGRFLKERKALPGIALTTDTSALTSIANDYGYAYVFSRQVEALARPEDLFIGISTSGNSEGILNAFKSAQEVGCATLGLSGRDGGKMNELCDLNIVIPSDVTARIQEMHITIGHILCKSVDDLF; encoded by the coding sequence ATGATAACAGCGCAACTTTGGGAGCATTTGCAAACCCTTGAAAAAGTTATTGATAGTTTAGTGCCTGATATTGAGAAGGCCTGTAATATGGTTAATAATACCATTTCAAACGGTGGTAAAGTGCTCATTGCGGGCAATGGTGGCAGCGCGGCAGATGCGCAACATATTGCGGCGGAGTTAAGCGGCAGGTTTTTAAAGGAAAGAAAAGCGCTGCCGGGCATTGCATTAACAACAGATACATCTGCACTTACTTCAATTGCTAATGATTATGGATATGCCTATGTTTTTTCCCGTCAGGTAGAGGCTTTGGCTCGTCCCGAAGATCTTTTTATAGGTATATCAACCAGTGGTAACAGCGAGGGTATTTTGAATGCATTCAAATCCGCTCAGGAAGTAGGTTGTGCTACATTGGGTTTATCCGGTCGAGATGGTGGAAAAATGAATGAACTATGTGATCTGAATATTGTTATCCCATCTGACGTTACAGCACGTATTCAGGAAATGCACATTACCATTGGTCATATTCTTTGCAAGTCGGTTGACGATCTTTTTTAA
- a CDS encoding DUF4254 domain-containing protein produces the protein MALLLIMVSQNCNKIFEQVITDYHQFNDIDLVPQNPFQTGTLENLLYDKCWIDTAQWHMEDEIRNPSIEPGAAVQWKRRIDKSNQDRTDIVEVIDDYFYTKYQNIQPKESARFNTESPAGAIDRLSILQLKIYHMREQAERTDISEEQREKNTTKLDILLQQREDLSLAIDELLEDIEKGDKYMKVYRQMKMYNDPDLNPVLYKK, from the coding sequence TTGGCTTTGCTATTAATTATGGTTAGCCAAAACTGCAACAAAATATTTGAACAGGTTATTACAGACTATCATCAGTTTAATGATATTGACCTGGTCCCTCAAAATCCTTTCCAAACAGGTACTTTAGAAAACCTTTTGTATGACAAATGCTGGATAGATACAGCGCAATGGCATATGGAGGATGAAATACGCAATCCGTCAATTGAACCAGGGGCCGCCGTTCAATGGAAACGACGCATAGATAAATCAAACCAGGATCGTACCGATATTGTAGAGGTTATAGATGACTATTTTTACACCAAATATCAAAACATCCAACCTAAAGAGTCTGCCAGGTTCAATACCGAAAGCCCGGCCGGAGCAATAGACCGTCTTTCAATATTACAACTTAAAATATACCACATGCGCGAGCAAGCCGAGCGTACGGATATTAGCGAAGAACAACGTGAAAAGAATACCACTAAGCTTGACATTTTGTTGCAACAGCGCGAAGACCTTTCGTTAGCTATTGATGAGTTGTTGGAGGATATAGAAAAAGGGGATAAGTATATGAAGGTGTACAGGCAAATGAAGATGTACAATGACCCTGATCTCAACCCCGTGCTTTACAAAAAATAA